The Synergistaceae bacterium sequence CGGCGAAGCCGATCTGGCCTGGCTCAACGCCAATTACGCGGAGCGTTTTCGCGGCAACTCCGCGTTCAAAAACTTCGATTTCGTTACGGCCGATTTCCGCTCCGCCGCCATGGACTTTCGCACCGATTTCTGGAAGCAAAACGGAGATTCCATCGGAGTGCTCAACTACGCTCTGGACAAACAGGCCATCATCAACGCCGTGCTGAACAAACAGGGCGTCGCCGCATTCAGCCCGATACAGCTCAACGCCTTCGGAGGCAACAGGCAGGCCGACGTTTATTCTTACGACCTGGAGAAGTTTGCCGGAGAGATGAAAAAACTCGGCTGGGTGAAGGGAAACGATGGCGTTTACGAGCGGAACGGGCAGAAATTTTCCTTCACGATACAGGTGCGGGACTACGAGGAAGAGCGCGTCGACATCGCGAACATCGTCGCCAGCCAGTTGAAGGCCGCGGGAGTCGATATGCGAATCGCGCTGGTGACCCGTTTCGACTGGAAAGCCGGCTACAACGGATTTCTTGCGGGGTACGCGGTGGAGTTCGACCCCGACGGGGCCTACGCCAATTTCGTCACGGGGGCCAGCGGAAACACGATGGCGTACTCCAACCCCGAAGTCGACGAACTGCTGAAGCGCGGACGACATACCCCAGACCCCGAAGAACGCCGCAAAATTTACGGAGCGTTCGAGGTCGCCTGGGCAAAAAAGCCGGGACATCTGCTGGTCGCCTATCTTCACGGGAACTACGTCGGGACGGCCGGCCTGAGCGGTCTCGATACGGCGCGGGTGCTGGGACACCACGCCGTGGGCGTCATGTGGAACATCGAGGAATGGACTCTGACGCGGTGACGAAGCTCTCCGGGCGGCGAAGGCAGGGAAAATCCGTTTCCCTCCCCGCCGCCGCTTCGTGAAATCTTTCTCTCGCGGGTTTGCCTTATGATTTTGGAACTGCGTAACCTTTCGGTGAGTTTTTATACGCCTTCGGGCGAGGTGGAGGCGGTGCGGGATGTTTCGCTGTCGCTGGAGGAGGGCGAAACTCTGGCCCTTGTGGGAGAGTCCGGCTGCGGCAAGACGGTGATGTGTCAGTCGGTCATGAAACTGCTGCCGAAAACCGCAAGGATAAAAGGGGGGCGGATTTTCGCCTGCGGCGAGGACGTCACGGACTACGGAGAACGGCAGATGCGCCCGCTGCGGGGAAACATTTTCTCCATGATCTTTCAGGATCCCATGACGTCCCTGAATCCCACCATCCCCATAGGCGCTCAGATCACCGAAGCCATCCGCAGGCACAAAAAGGTCGGGCGTGAAGAGGCCCGGCATCGCGCGGAGGAACTGCTGACCCTGGTGGGCATCGACGACCCTCTGCACAGGATGGAGCTTCAGCCGCACTACTTTTCCGGCGGAATGCGTCAGCGCTGCGTGCTCGCCATCGCGCTGGCCATGAACCCAAAAATCCTCTTCGCCGACGAGCCGACCACGTCTCTGGACGTGACCGTTCAGGCCAACATACTGGACCTGCTGCGGGATCTGCAGAAAAAAACCGGCGTCGGCATCGTCTTCATCTCCCACGACCTGGGCGTGGTAGCTCGCGTGGCGGATCGCGTGGCCGTCATGTACGCCGGAAGGATCGTCGAGGTGGGAACAGCGGAGGAAATTTTTTACGATCCGCGCCATCCTTACACCTGGGGGCTTTTGAGGGCTTTGCCCGCTGTGGCGGCGGAGACGGGAACTCTGCGTCAGATTCCCGGCGCGCCGCCTTCGCTTCTGTCGCCGCCTCCGGGGGACGCCTTCGCCGTTCGCAACGAATACGCCCTGGCCATCGACTACAGAGAAGCCCCGCCCATGTTCAGAATTTCCGACACGCACAGCGCCGCCACCTGGCTGCTGGACCCGCGCGCGCCGAAGGTATCCCCGCCCCCGCGGATTTTCTCCGGAACGACGCGGACGCGGCCCACTGGCGGAGCCGGCAAAACGACGCCCCACAATGAGGAAACAATCGTCAGCGTAAGGAATTACCGGCAGAATTTTCGTGTCAGCCGTTCGTTTGCGGTGGAGGCGGTGCGCGGCGTGAGCTTCGACCTGCGCCGGGGCGAGGTGTTCGGCCTGGTGGGAGAGTCCGGCTGCGGGAAATCCACAATCGCCCGGGCGATGATGGGGCTTTACACTCCCACGTCGGGAGAGATCTGTTTCCGGGACAGGCTCGTTTCCGAAAAACGCTCCTACCGGCGGAACCGGCGTGAAATTCAGCGGGGTATGCAGGT is a genomic window containing:
- a CDS encoding ABC transporter substrate-binding protein, whose translation is MKKTLIVFMMALVLFSGYFADPDRVDAAGPANTLIYAGENEDTLNPVLNTHGELPSILFSGLMKYDAKGTPVTDLAESFTYDSGSLTCTFRLRQGVKWHDGRDFTAEDVVFTYKLLTSDENLTAAIKSNYEDISEVSAPDANTVVFKLSRYNAAMLNHFTIGILPEHLLKGQNIATAAFNQNPTGTGRYKFVEWDAAGGTITVERNENYYGKIPNIERVVYKTVAVESTKALMLQSGEADLAWLNANYAERFRGNSAFKNFDFVTADFRSAAMDFRTDFWKQNGDSIGVLNYALDKQAIINAVLNKQGVAAFSPIQLNAFGGNRQADVYSYDLEKFAGEMKKLGWVKGNDGVYERNGQKFSFTIQVRDYEEERVDIANIVASQLKAAGVDMRIALVTRFDWKAGYNGFLAGYAVEFDPDGAYANFVTGASGNTMAYSNPEVDELLKRGRHTPDPEERRKIYGAFEVAWAKKPGHLLVAYLHGNYVGTAGLSGLDTARVLGHHAVGVMWNIEEWTLTR
- a CDS encoding ABC transporter ATP-binding protein; the protein is MILELRNLSVSFYTPSGEVEAVRDVSLSLEEGETLALVGESGCGKTVMCQSVMKLLPKTARIKGGRIFACGEDVTDYGERQMRPLRGNIFSMIFQDPMTSLNPTIPIGAQITEAIRRHKKVGREEARHRAEELLTLVGIDDPLHRMELQPHYFSGGMRQRCVLAIALAMNPKILFADEPTTSLDVTVQANILDLLRDLQKKTGVGIVFISHDLGVVARVADRVAVMYAGRIVEVGTAEEIFYDPRHPYTWGLLRALPAVAAETGTLRQIPGAPPSLLSPPPGDAFAVRNEYALAIDYREAPPMFRISDTHSAATWLLDPRAPKVSPPPRIFSGTTRTRPTGGAGKTTPHNEETIVSVRNYRQNFRVSRSFAVEAVRGVSFDLRRGEVFGLVGESGCGKSTIARAMMGLYTPTSGEICFRDRLVSEKRSYRRNRREIQRGMQVIFQDSAAALNPRMTVEDIIAEPLIIHHVYRKKQDLQAKIEELLLMVGLNCLDRTKYPPEISGGQRQRVAIARSLALTPEVIVADEPAASLDVSIQAQIMTLFQRLQRERRFTLFFITHDLSMVRFLCDRVAVMHAGRIVELAPTDELFGNPLHPCTRALLSATPLPDPRSERSKKILPFEQKFIAIEEEMYETVPGHFVLTPKRQGRSVL